A window of the Pseudomonas furukawaii genome harbors these coding sequences:
- a CDS encoding MltF family protein, with amino-acid sequence MTRPLLILLCLLALLPLPASARLGGAPEVWQQPVEARDLAQIRRSGVLKVLVNQSRNSSGQVKGESVGVEYHRIRAFQQYLNRNARDGREIQLKIIPRAKDQLLAALQRGEGDLVAPGELMGQGGTRVSASAPLRKDVPLVLVSRQGQRRYQGLEQLSGRSVALPAGSAAGEAVRKVNQGLVAKKKAPILVEWVDPSLAVEDVLEMVHAGIFPLTVVEQPIADRWAKVMPRLRVDRHLVLDKQGDMTWFVRRDAPTLRASVDRFIAGYRVPADQDAVFQRVYRRLYKVHNPLARAERQRLERVRPVLQRYAEEHRFDWLSLAALAYKESSFNPNARGSGGATGLMQITPGAARSVGVGNIQKLDNNVQASARYLAMLRRSFFSSRQLDERERMAFVLAAYNLGPQRVQGMRAEARRRGLDPNQWFFQVERIAAEQVGMGVVSYVNAVNKYYLAFDRERYLLEPSKKAGKARK; translated from the coding sequence ATGACGCGACCGCTGCTGATCCTCCTCTGCCTCCTGGCGCTGCTGCCCTTGCCGGCCAGCGCGCGCCTGGGAGGGGCGCCGGAGGTCTGGCAGCAGCCGGTGGAGGCGCGCGACCTGGCGCAGATCCGCCGCAGCGGCGTGCTCAAGGTGCTGGTGAACCAGAGCCGCAACAGTTCCGGGCAGGTCAAGGGCGAGTCGGTTGGGGTGGAGTATCACCGCATCCGCGCCTTCCAGCAGTACCTCAATCGCAACGCCCGCGACGGGCGTGAAATCCAGTTGAAGATCATTCCCCGGGCCAAGGACCAGTTGCTCGCCGCGCTGCAGCGGGGCGAGGGCGATCTGGTGGCGCCCGGTGAACTGATGGGCCAGGGCGGCACCCGGGTGAGCGCCAGCGCCCCCTTGCGCAAGGACGTGCCCCTGGTGCTGGTGAGTCGCCAGGGCCAGCGCCGTTACCAGGGCCTCGAACAGCTGTCGGGACGCAGCGTGGCCCTTCCGGCCGGCAGCGCCGCCGGCGAGGCGGTGCGCAAGGTCAACCAGGGACTGGTGGCGAAGAAGAAGGCGCCCATCCTGGTGGAGTGGGTCGACCCCTCGCTGGCCGTGGAGGACGTTCTGGAGATGGTCCATGCCGGCATCTTCCCGCTGACCGTGGTGGAGCAGCCCATCGCCGACCGCTGGGCCAAGGTCATGCCCCGGCTGCGGGTGGACCGTCACCTGGTGCTGGACAAGCAGGGCGACATGACCTGGTTCGTGCGCCGGGACGCCCCCACCTTGCGCGCCAGTGTCGATCGCTTCATCGCCGGCTACCGGGTTCCCGCCGACCAGGACGCGGTCTTCCAGCGGGTCTATCGCCGCCTCTACAAGGTCCACAATCCCCTGGCCCGGGCCGAGCGGCAGCGCCTGGAGCGTGTCCGTCCCGTGCTGCAGCGCTACGCCGAGGAGCACCGTTTCGACTGGCTCAGCCTCGCCGCGCTGGCCTACAAGGAATCCAGCTTCAACCCCAATGCCCGGGGCTCGGGCGGTGCCACCGGACTGATGCAGATCACCCCGGGCGCGGCCCGTAGCGTGGGGGTCGGCAATATCCAGAAGCTCGACAACAACGTGCAGGCTTCGGCCAGGTACCTGGCCATGCTGCGCCGCAGTTTCTTCTCCAGCCGCCAACTGGATGAGCGCGAGCGCATGGCCTTCGTGCTGGCCGCGTACAACCTCGGGCCGCAGCGGGTCCAGGGCATGCGGGCCGAGGCGCGCCGGCGGGGCCTCGATCCCAACCAGTGGTTCTTCCAGGTGGAGCGCATCGCCGCCGAGCAGGTGGGTATGGGCGTGGTGAGCTATGTCAATGCGGTGAACAAGTACTACCTGGCCTTCGACCGCGAGCGTTATCTACTGGAGCCTTCGAAAAAGGCCGGTAAGGCCCGTAAATAA
- a CDS encoding DoxX family protein: MSSPIKSVLATNAGYGITLLRVVTGLTFMAHGAQKLFGMFGGYGLTGTGQWMESIGLAPGYLMALMAGSAEFFGGLALVIGLLVRPAALSLVVAMVVAIFSVHWASGFFITNGGYEYALILGLISATLLIEGAGKLSLDSNLAK; the protein is encoded by the coding sequence ATGAGCTCCCCGATCAAATCCGTTCTCGCCACCAACGCCGGCTATGGCATCACCCTGCTGCGGGTCGTCACCGGCCTGACCTTCATGGCCCACGGTGCGCAGAAGTTGTTCGGCATGTTCGGCGGTTATGGCCTGACGGGCACTGGGCAGTGGATGGAAAGCATCGGCCTCGCCCCCGGCTACCTGATGGCCCTGATGGCCGGCAGCGCCGAGTTCTTCGGCGGCCTGGCCCTGGTGATCGGCCTGCTGGTGCGTCCCGCCGCGCTGTCGCTGGTCGTGGCCATGGTGGTGGCGATCTTCAGCGTGCACTGGGCCAGCGGTTTCTTCATCACCAACGGTGGCTACGAGTACGCCCTGATTCTCGGCCTGATCAGCGCCACCCTGCTGATCGAGGGTGCCGGCAAGCTGTCCCTGGACAGCAACCTGGCGAAGTGA
- a CDS encoding TatD family hydrolase codes for MQLIDIGVNLTHPSLARDARALLERAEAAGVRQMVLTGTNLEDSEKALLAAEELDESGLRLFSTAGVHPHEASSWNADSQQQLRALLTASRVRAVGECGLDFNRDFSPRPLQEKALEDQLALAVETGKPVFLHERDADERLLAIVRDYRDQLSAAVVHCFTGEKRALYAYLDLDLHIGITGWICDERRGTHLHPLVRDIPRGRLMLESDAPYLLPRSLRPKPRHGHNEPAFLTEVLREVALHRGESPEVLAAHTTACARAFFDLPPLD; via the coding sequence ATGCAACTCATCGACATCGGCGTCAATCTGACCCACCCCAGTCTTGCCCGCGACGCACGCGCCCTGCTGGAACGCGCGGAAGCCGCCGGCGTCCGCCAGATGGTGCTGACCGGCACCAACCTCGAAGACAGCGAAAAAGCCCTGCTGGCGGCCGAAGAACTGGACGAAAGCGGCCTGCGATTGTTCAGCACCGCCGGCGTCCACCCCCATGAGGCCAGCAGTTGGAATGCCGACAGCCAGCAGCAGCTGCGCGCCCTGCTGACCGCATCCCGGGTCAGGGCCGTCGGTGAATGCGGCCTGGACTTCAATCGCGATTTCTCGCCGCGTCCCCTGCAGGAAAAGGCGCTGGAGGACCAACTGGCCCTGGCCGTGGAAACCGGCAAGCCGGTGTTCCTGCATGAGCGCGACGCCGACGAGCGGTTGCTGGCCATCGTCCGCGATTACCGCGACCAGTTGAGCGCGGCCGTGGTCCACTGCTTCACCGGCGAGAAACGCGCCCTCTACGCCTACCTGGACCTCGACCTGCACATCGGCATCACCGGCTGGATCTGCGACGAGCGCCGTGGCACCCACCTGCATCCGCTGGTGCGGGACATTCCCCGGGGCCGACTGATGCTGGAAAGCGACGCGCCCTATCTGCTGCCGCGCAGCCTGCGCCCCAAGCCCAGGCACGGCCACAACGAACCGGCCTTCCTCACCGAAGTGCTGCGGGAAGTGGCGCTGCACCGGGGCGAAAGCCCGGAGGTGCTGGCGGCTCATACCACCGCCTGCGCCCGGGCCTTCTTCGACCTTCCACCCCTCGACTGA
- a CDS encoding lipase secretion chaperone produces the protein MKRLLLLLPIAFAGALAILLRGGGEPAPAAAALSQPADASVAQAPPPQTRAPAAPVAAAAAPAPTRTPLPASLAGTEVDGRFHLDAAGNLLVTEDIRRLFDYFLSTLGEESLAGSVQRLRDHIAGRLDAPAEGQALALLGQYLDYKRQLAQLERDLPLLADLDALRQREVAVQALRARIFSADAHQAFFASEEAYNAFTLQRLAIQRDARLDPAAKAAAIDQLRAALPEPLQAAVASQLQAELRAQVGALQAAGGSPEQVRQLRRQLVGAEAAARLETLDRQRLQWQQRLQAYLKEKGRIEASEGLSDSDKAAAIARLQEDGFSPQERLRLRAAAELVQARKANP, from the coding sequence TCCTGCTGCTCCTGCCCATCGCCTTCGCCGGCGCCCTGGCCATCCTCCTGCGCGGGGGCGGCGAGCCGGCGCCCGCCGCCGCCGCATTGTCGCAACCGGCGGACGCCTCGGTGGCGCAGGCTCCTCCGCCACAGACGCGGGCCCCGGCGGCGCCCGTCGCTGCCGCAGCGGCTCCCGCCCCCACTCGCACCCCGCTACCGGCCTCCCTCGCCGGCACCGAGGTGGATGGCCGATTCCACCTCGACGCGGCCGGCAACCTGCTGGTGACCGAGGACATCCGTCGCCTGTTCGACTACTTCCTCAGCACCCTGGGCGAGGAATCCCTGGCGGGCAGCGTGCAGCGCCTGCGGGACCATATCGCCGGGCGACTGGATGCCCCCGCCGAAGGACAGGCCCTGGCGCTGCTGGGGCAGTACCTGGACTACAAGCGTCAACTGGCGCAATTGGAACGTGACCTGCCGCTGCTGGCCGACCTGGACGCGCTTCGCCAGCGCGAAGTCGCGGTACAGGCGTTGCGGGCGCGCATCTTCAGCGCCGACGCCCATCAAGCCTTCTTCGCCAGCGAGGAGGCCTATAACGCCTTCACCCTGCAGCGCCTGGCGATCCAGCGGGACGCCCGCCTCGATCCGGCCGCCAAGGCCGCCGCCATCGACCAGCTGCGCGCCGCCCTGCCGGAGCCTCTTCAGGCCGCCGTGGCCAGCCAGTTGCAAGCCGAACTCCGCGCCCAGGTCGGCGCACTCCAGGCCGCCGGCGGCAGCCCGGAGCAGGTCAGGCAACTTCGCCGGCAACTGGTCGGGGCGGAAGCTGCGGCGCGGCTGGAAACCCTGGACCGGCAACGCCTGCAGTGGCAGCAAAGGCTTCAGGCCTACCTGAAGGAAAAAGGGCGCATCGAGGCCAGCGAGGGCCTCAGCGACAGCGACAAGGCCGCCGCCATCGCGCGATTGCAGGAGGACGGTTTCAGCCCCCAGGAGCGCTTGCGCCTGCGGGCCGCCGCCGAGCTGGTGCAGGCCAGGAAGGCCAACCCCTAG